TGAATATTAAAGTAacacacaacccctttaagtaaaaaaaaaaatgcccttgAAGGTACCTAAATTGTGCAAGAGCTGATTGACAGGGCCTTAAACCTATAAGAATAGGCGGCCATGCAACAACACCTTTAAAGGGTATTCTCGGAGACCTGTGGCCTATCCCCAGAATATGCATAAATGTCTGCTAGATGGTGGACAGGACGTCCCtgttgttggcagatatgcaactgaTACAgacttgtgtgcaggaggagtttacacttttctgacagtagatggcgatgttgttactgttatatgcttagctgAATgtcatgcatatacttgttgtactttggtttcactttctctctttttcagacttcctgttatgctgtattaagaagctaatgcatgtacctcatgttctgtgtagataaaagtagaattaccccatataatctactctcacaatttcttctgtgactaacgtaTGCAACACCTGTACCCCTCAATGGAGAGCTGCCCTTATATGTGTATCTGCCCCCATTAACTTCTATGAGAGATTTCGACAAACTTGCTCAGCTAATTTTGGAGCTACTCTAGAAATCAACATCAAGAGCTGCGGCCACCTCTCCACGACAGGGGTcagggaaaccccattctcaaggtAGCGAGGAGAACCTATGAAAATCCCCAAAAATAACTGCATTTTGGGTGCAGATACAATAGTGAATTGTTCTATGTGACCGACCTGGAGACATCACCTGGATATGAGAGGCCTGGCGGTGCCTTTCCATGAATTCTCCCTCCGGTGATATCTCTGTGCCTACGCCTCTCCTATCAGACCCTCCTTATCTCAGGCCGATATCATGGAGGATGGTATTAGATGTGATCACAGCACCTTAAAGTAAACCTTTGTCAGCCCTTCTCTAGTAAATGGAAACACAATCTTTTGCTGGCAGAGTTTAATCACACATGTGCGATAACACAGGCGTGACCACCAATCCATGGAGCAGGCATGGTGCAGGCACCGGGACTCCTTatcctgcacggtgtgtgtgctgtgtaataGCTGTCATGACGAAGACTCGGGTAATTGTTATTAACTGCCCATTAAATACAATGCAAAGTCATGATTTACTAAGTGCAAGTGTTATCGCCATGCCAGAGACTTCTATGTAACTGCAAACACAACTTTTAATGGGAGCCGTGGGATTCCTGGTCTCCCACTTGCCTTTTTCTAATGGAGGATGAACAGGGAATATGATAATAACATATATTTTGAGGGAAAACCACTTATACAATATTTGTTAATTGTTCCAGTCTATCAAGAATTGAACCTCATATTTTTAATGTGAAAATCTATTATGATGTTGGGAAAATACCACTGAAACAGATTCATTGTTACGCACCTGTCCCAGATTCCGGTTTTGTTCCCCTCACCCCAGTCAGCTGAACTGTCTTGTGCTCCATGTCCAGCTATGCAGTTGACTTGGCGTGATCCCATGTGATCATGTGCCTGGACCTATAAAAGGCCTACCAAGACAAACACCTGTGCCTTGGTATTCAGATTTTTAGGTGCTCCAGAGTTATAAATACCTGCAGCCTCACAGACCTCTGGTACCTGTTTCTGGTCTCCTGCCCACAGGCGGTCTCTCCTGCAGCCTGCCTCCAGGACCACTGCTACCTGTCTTctgtctgtctgcggtctccaggatctTTTCAACCTGTTCCCAGTCTCCCGTCCCGCATGTGGTCTCTCCTGTCCACCAGCagactccaggacctctgctacctgctccTTGTTTCTTGTCTGTCTGTGACCTCTAGGACCTCTGCCACCTATTCATGGTCTCCTGTCTCCCTGTAGCCTCCAGGACCTCTGCTCCTGTTCCATCTCCTTTGTCTACCTGCGGTCTCCAGGAACTCTGCTACCTACTCCCtttctcctgtctgcctgcggtcTCCAGGAACTCTGCAACCTactccctgtctcctgactgcctgCGGTCTCCAGAACCTCTGCCACctgttcctggtctcctgtctgcctgcggtcTCCAGGAACTCCGCTACCTACTCcccgtctcctgtctgcctgcggtttccaggacctctgctacatgttcccgctctcctgtctgcctgcgaccTCCAGGAACTCTGCTACCTACTCCCTGTATCCTGTCTGCCTGTGGTTTTCAGGACCTCTGCTACATGTTtccagtctcctgtctgcctgcggtcTCCAGGACATAACTACAAATTGGAGCTGTACAAAAAACAGTAAGAATTTATTGATTAAAGGGGTATTGCTGCCTCAGCCTTTAATATAACTCAGTGGGAGTTACAGAAAAAGTAAGTAATGTGGCTCCTATTGCTTACTGTCTCATCCATGAATGCTGAGATGAAATTACACCTTTCAAGTGGACCAGCCACCAGGTTAAGTCGCTAGTGTTTGCCCATATTTTTTCCTGCCACTCATCCCCTGAgtatgcttttttttcttttcctttttttaatttatttatttttttaatttcgcTATACGGTTTAAGTGATATGGGCCTATTCATTTAGTGTTAATTTTTATGATCTTTGCCAAGAGGGCATAGTTCACCGGATCCTcttgggcgtgtctttaggctgctgcaTTATTAATGCCTATAAGCAACACCCCTTGGTAAAGATGATAAAATTGAGCACAAAAAAGCCTAATACCTCTGGAACTGTATGTCAGATttatagaaggaaaaaaaaaagaagaagaaaaaccaGAATAATTAGAGGAGCGGGAATAAAATAAACCAAAAATCTGGTCCcttctgacctggtgacaggtcctctttaagagcATTTTCATAGTTTCTTACATGCACTGGAGCAGCAGATAAGTCTCCAGGATTCAGCTTCGGACAATATTATCCCTACTGCGTCTTTCACCCTGCATAAAATACACAGCTCAATgataaattcagctctgctacatttatatGATCAGTCTTTTACCTGAAAACTTCCAGTCCCCATCCAGCAGCCGCAGTGAAGAGACGCGGCCCCAAATCCCTGGCAGGGTTGATGGCGTATCCTGAATTCATGCCCATAGACATCCCAATAACTGTAACCAGGAGGCCGACCACCACGGCTTGTGTCCCGTCCAGAGCACTATTGTTTTTCTTATCATTTATAGCCAAGATACATAGCAGCAAGGCTCCAGTGCCAATCACCTGCAATAATGCAAGATAAAGACTTGTAGGAACATGTCAGCCGCCCCATAAAAGTATAACTTTACCCATCATATAATAGACTTCAACCACATCCAGAGCCTCATTCATAATTCTGCGGTCACAAGCTGCACAATCTGACAtctgccccctgctggatgtctatACAGAGCATGCTTTTCCTCTACAGTAGggaactaaggctatgttcacatggtgcattttgctgttttgttttttttttgcttgtttttttttgccttttttaatggaaatttaaaagctgctttttacagtactagGAAAAGTTATGAGGCTTCAGAATTGGATTGGaaaactgcagttttttttttttttttttaatctgtgacatgtcaattctttcagcgttttttaagcatttttttcacccatagaaagtaataatATAGGGCAAAAACACAACTAAGcattttttggtgaataaaactaactttattaactgTAACAAGTAATCCACACCAGAAAATGCTGACAAATGGGCGTTTGaaggcagtgtttttactgccaagagaacaaattgctgctgaaaaaaaaaaatcactgaaataATAAACGTGTGAACATCTTCCAGAAAGCAAAGGGACTGAAGAATTAGATATCTGCGCACACATACCAGTAGAGGCgtttttggatctttctggttcaCATGAATGCATCAGAAATTGTCATCTGCAATGAAGTTAATCTAATTTCCTAATGGGTTATTCACTCACCTGATCCAAAAAGCCACCCCCTATGGTAAGGTACGGCTGTGGGTAGGTGGCAAATATACTGGCTGTTTCCAGAGGACCTGTCACAGTAAAGTTTCCTTTGCAATAGTTGTACAGAGCCTCTGTCAGAGAAGAGAATTATAGTCTGGTCAAATATTGATGTATGACCTAAACActgtaatactgccactatgtgcaagaatataactactataatactgctcctatgtacaagaatataactactataatactgctcctatgtacaagaatataactactataatactgctcctatgtacaagaatataactactataatactgctccctatgtacaagaatataactacctataaaatactgcctctatatacaagaatatagctactataatactgctcctatgtacaagaatataactactataatactgcccctatgtacaagaatataactactataatactgctcctatgtataagaatataactactataatactgctcctatgtacaagaatataactactataatactgctcctatatacaagaatataactactataatactgctcctatgtacaagaatattactactataatactgctcctatgtacaagaatataactacctataaaatactgcctctatgtacaagaatatagctactataatactgctcctatgtacaagaatataactactataatactgcccctatgtacaagaatataactactataatactgctcctatgtacaagaatattactactataatactgctcctatgtacaagaatataactactataatactgtgtcctatgtacaagaatataactactataatactgccccctatgtacaagaatataactactataatactgctcctatgtacaagaatataactactataatactgctcctatgtacaagaatataactactataatactgcccctatgtacaagaatataactactataatactgcccctatgtacaagaatataactactataatactgctcctatgtacaagaatataactactataatactgccccctatgtacaagaatataactactataatacagctcctatgtacaagaatataactactataatacggaccTTGATGGACactaaggctatgcgcacacgttgtggattaagcttaggaatttctggttcgtattctgcctctcctggcagaaaacgcagctgcggatttgttgcgttttttgtgcgtttttgctgctttttttttgcagatttactgcatttttttacccctgcggatttctataatggaatgggcacAAAAACGCTGcacatccgcaaaaaagaagtgacatgctacttcttttaacccgcagcgtttccgcatgggattttccgcaacgtgtgcacagctttattttttttctcattgatttacattgtactgtaaatcaattgcggatctgcagcgtttccgcccgcaaaaaacaagaatccgcaacgtgtgcacatacccaaaatcTTTTAATCCTTTTCATATGTGCATAGAGCATATTCGAAAAATAGCTGCCTCTGCCCTTTCTTTACATGTAACATTCATTACATAACACATCCTATTACCATAGTATAAGAAGTATACAATCACAGCAGCCAGGAATGCGCCAGCAATTTGAGAAATCATGTAAACTGGGAGTTTTCTCCAGGGAAGCTTTCCCAGGACGCAGTTAGTTAGTGAGACGGCGCAGTTCATATGGGCTCCTGAAACAGACAATATGCAGGAAATCATTGCGTGACTTCTTTCATCAGAAGATCTAACTCCAGGGCTCAGTGTGGTGCGATATGTGCATTGTTTATATAACTTATTAATGTGACAACCGCAGGAAGTTTCAAATTACGATTGATTGATGTTACATGACTGCTGGTAACTTTGAGATTTTTTACGTGAATCGACTCCAAAATCCACACGGAACGCACTTTAAATAGTCTTTGAATAAGCTTACTATTTTCTGAATGCAAatctgtttttattgcattttttttttttttttcaaattcattTTATGCAGGTCTTCTTGCTGCAGAAATGTAAACTCATTATAAGGAAAAAATGCATCATAAACAGCTGGATCCTACCAAAACGTGCTATAAATCATGTGCAATGTACCCGTCCTGCCAGATTATGGCTGATCACTGCGCAGAtcgcatttaaagggactctgtcacctgaatttggagggaacaatcttcagccacagaggcggggttttcgggtgtttgattcaccctttccttacccgctggccgcatGCAATctagccttgtgcaggcgtgtactatggaggacagagaatgaacttcaatccaatattgcagccagcatgcagccaacgggtaaggaaagggtgaatcaaacacccgaaaaccccgcccctatggctgaagattgttccctccaaattcaggtgacagagtccctttaggctatattcacactttgcggattttgctgcggatctgcagcggatttgaccgctgcggatccgcagcagtttcccatgagtttacagaacaatgtaaacctatgggaaataaaaaacgctgtgcacatgctgcggaaaaaaccacgcggaaacactgcggattacattccgcagcatgttacttcttttctgcggattttcacctgctccaatagaaaactgcagatgaaaatccgcagaagaaaacgcagtaaaaaccgcgataaatccgcagtaaaaacctttcactgcggattttggaattctgctgcggaaaaatccgcagtggaatctgcaaagtgtgaacatagccttaatgttccTTATTGTACATGATAGTAAGAGTTAATCCTCTGCAGTAAAGGGGACAGGCGGAGCGATCGCCTCCAGTCATGTCGGTCACTGCCAAGTATTAGATCCCATTCGTAATGGTGGCACTTACCAGATACTCCCCCGGCCACGTGGATTCCCATTGTGACTCCAATTCCGAAAGATAAATTAATGCTCAGGTATTGTCCGAATGCGTTCTTCCCGAGAACCACCTGCGCCACCGCTCCCAAACCGAACGTCTGAGAAGATGGACAGAAGCGGTCATTAAATAATCCCAATCGCAAACAAAAGATCTCCAAATCTACTAAGAACGAATTAGTTTCCCTGTTTTCCATATTTGGCTCAGGGTCGTTATTAgattaagggctcgctcacattcGCATTTAACAAATAGCTCCGATGTTGCACCTGAAAAGTTGGACAAGTGGAATCCGTACGGTTCACTGTATGCCGAGTGTGCGTTTTTTATTCTCATctagcatccatatgacatgcatACTCAATGCGTTATTCACATTTTCTTTTACATAAGTAATTCTCTTTGTAACCTAAAGCTAGTTTACAAATTAATAAAGCAATCTGATATATAGATCGATATTGGAATATACACAGTGATAGATAAATATGTAGATAGATGTCCTGTATAGATATGTAATGTCACAagccatctgcataaaataactTTAGTGTTTAGTCTGGTTTaaccaaataaataataataaaaaaaatgttgcgggttccccttatttttgataaccagtcaaggtaaagcagacagctatggTGTTATATTATCAGCTAGCCTCTAGCTctgccctctcctagtgtatcctaccctgtagactgtgagccctcgcgggcagggtcctctctccctctgtagttgtgtctgccttgttttgctcatgtttattgtacttgtctattatTACCCCTTctacgtgtaaagcgccatggaataaatgctgctataaaaatgaataataataataatcaggctaggaaggtccctggttattgggcccttcccagcctaaaaataccaaccGACAACCAACCCCAGAATTGGCGCAACACATGAGACCTGGCAACGTTGAGCATTGTGATTACTATCCGGTTCCTGTGAGTAACAGTCACTCTATTGCTGTTAACACTCGCCAGAGCCAGATTCGAGGGACGTGGACTACGGCGGAGCATTTTGGGTAATAAATTGATGAACGTTGTAATTGTTTttatttctgactttttttttatgttttttttttgtcaggtaTCCTTTTCTGAATGACTTTGGATTTGGTGGATTACTTCCGGCTTGCAGGGGATTTTGTTTTTAAATTGGTAAACGAGGGATagtgcatgttttttgttttttttggattaCTGGGTTTGCTATAGAGGTGTCACatgtccattactaaccccagagaTTGATGAGAGCTGTGATTTTTGATAAgtcacagctgtcatcaacccaaactaccattaccccaattgccactgctGCACCATGGCAGTGGAGAAGAGCCTGGCAAATCGTCAGATCTTatgtgatgcaccaattctgggggatggtatttttaggctgggaagggcccgatAACCATGGACCTACCCAGCCTGATGATAtaggcctgcagctgtctgctttactttggctggttgtcaaaaaatagtggggaccccacgtcatttatcAATTATCCAATAGGTAAAATAAAGCTAAGACACCCTtaagtgccacatgaaaggcactaaagggtgcaagtttattataAGTAGTGGGCTTGTGACTTTAAATGTCTACAGGACATCTATTATATCTTTTCTTATATTATCATATATCTCTCCATTCCTATGGTTcttgctgtgaatttactgtactgggCTGATGAAAGGTTTTCTTTGAGATGTGTGCATAAAAATCAGGCGGCGTACGCTTGGTCtttgtgctgtctgattttttttttttgcacccatagacttgcattggcgagtctcgtccgatataCGCAGTCAATCCCAAGatgctgcaatttttattttttttcctcagtccaATTATAGCTGAGGAAAAACTCGCAGATGATCGCCGACTCATTTAATAACACAGGGtgcaatgcgatgttttctcgcattgcacttctcCGTATTATACGCCAGTGTAAGCGAGACCTAATTTGGAGAACATCCAATGTCCTAGCTTCATGTTTCTTCGTGAATAGATGAGAAGTAATTTATAGGGGCTTTCTCGTTCTTTCCCTGGTTAGCATCCCCCTCTATTTAGCAGAATGGCGCTGAGCGACCCAGATGTCCATGAATTACATTGATTGCCATTCATTCGTATGGTCATCGTGGAATGTTACATTTCACCTGTAGAGGCCGCTACATTTATGTCTTAATATGGTTGATTGCAGAGGGTTAAAGAAGCTTGACCAGCAAAGATCAGCTGATCACCAATCAAAATTTTGCCGGTCCTATAGTGCTGGTGTCCTGTTCATCATTCACTTGTAtgggagttaaagggacactgtcacctgaatttggagggaacaatcttcagccatggaggccttgtgcaggcatgtactacggaggacagagaatgaacttcaatccaatattgcagccagcatgcagccagcgggtaaggaaagggtgaatcaaacacccaaaaaccccgcctccatggctgaagattgttccctccaaattcaggtgacagtgtccctttaaaccacaGTACCCAATAGAAGCCAATAAACAAAGTACTGTTCTGCTCCATACATTGCTCATGTCCAGTcatcagacccccactgatcttaTTTTGATGACCTAGACAGCCCCTGGCCACTAGAGCAATCTGCATAGGCTTTCACTTCATGTTTTCTGCAGCTTACTTGCTAGCTTTGCTGTATAGACTGGGACAGTATGAGTGGAGTCATCACAAATCCTCATTAAATGTAGGAAAGTTAATGATGGCTATGTTGTACTGTTGGAAGGCAGATACAAATAAGATGTTACTGGTTTCTCGCTGGGACTGAAGAGGTAAATTACATTGTCAATTGCCTCCCACGTATTTCAGCTGCCGTAAAGCACTCGCACCATACTCCACTGCCAATATAGACAGTATGGGAAGGAGACGTGTACTCAGGCAGACAAACAGATACATGAATAAGGCTGCCCACCTACAAATTTAAAGGGTCATTCACATCTTCAGATatggatatttatttattttactcatttatatagcgccattaattccacagcgctttacagacgttatcggcactgtccctattggggctcacaatctagattccctatcagtatgtctttggaatgtgggaggaaaccggagaacccagaggaaacccacacaaacacggggagaacatacaaactccttgcagatgttgtccttggtcggATTTGCGCTCAGGATCCCAGCACTACAAGGCTACTGCGCTAACCACTGTGCTGACATTGTTggatagtgcttgtaaaaacaaaaacagctgcgtattttaataagcagtaaattgcaaatgtTCTTGAGTTACTaacacttttttcttttgtttacagtttGTTTCTTTGGATTCTGGCCACCACTGatgtctagcttgtaagcacttcGCTGAAGGTGGATGTGATTGGAAGGTAATCGTGCACTCCTGCGATCTTGGACAGTGCTTATAAGCTCAATAGAAAACAGCTGgtaagcactgtgcatgttctGATGTTTAGCAGCGGTGGTCAGTCTACAAGGTAACGAGTTTTAAACAAGATAAAATTGTTAATATCTTGAACGGCTGAAGATTTTAATAAAcactaaattgcaaaattgcttgtactGACAATACCTATTTATGAAGTTGGCAATAACCCTTTAAAAGGCTCTTCCCATGTGGATCATTGATAGCATATTGATAGGAATAATATAATAATAGTAATCcgtatttttatagcgccaacttAGTCTGCAACACTTCACAattttagaggggatttgtacagacaataaaggcaTTACAGAATAAACATAACTCAGATATCAaaaagagtgagggccctgctcacaagcttacaatcgatGAGGAAATATGGGAGACAtaaaaggtaaatggtaaaatgtGCTTATATTCTACAATACCGCCATAATATACTAAATAGGGTAATCATATAACCCTGCATGAACCGGTCACAGAGGGCATGGGGGGGCGAACAGATGCTATGAGGGTCCTGATTTTGGAGAAACTTTGTATGGGCCAAAAggggatagttagataagtgaggtgGGGCAATAGGCCAAtctaaagaaatgcgtttttaggccacgcttgaaactgtgggtattgggaattaatcgAATTGTCCTTGGCACAATATtcaagaagtcttggagacaggagtgggaggttgcgATTATTAAGGATTTTAGTTTTAAGTCATTAGCAGAATGAAGGTCAGAGTAGGGTGGTatactgagacgagggaggagatataGATTGGTTCTGACCCCCAAAGGGCTTTGTGGGTgacagtgataagtttatattgaactttgtattggatgggtaaccagtgcaatgactggcataggtaagaggcatcggtgtagcggttGACGAGGAatttgatcctggcagcagcattcaggacagattgaagAGGGAGAGATTAGTAAGGacaccaattagtagagagttacaatagtgcagacgagaatgaatgagagcaGTAAGGGTTTTTGctgagtcaaaggtaagaaaaggtctaATTCTAGAGATATTTTGGAGGTATAGGGAATATGAGCGAGTAATCGGATGTCACCAAGACAGCGGCCATGTTGCTGGAGagtaactgttatgaactggtgatttagaaccacaatggacctggtggttaagagaactgaaaatgacctgatagttactaataacataggacgagctctgagacgtgggaactctgctgaccgcaatccctaatcctatcacaccacactagaggtagccgtggagcgctcctgaccagacctaggcgcctcgggcacagcctgagaaactagctagccctgaagatagaaaaataagcctaccttgcctcagagaaattccccaaaggaaaaggcagccccccacatataatgactgtgagtaaagatgaaaatacaaacacagagatgaaatagattttagcaaagtgaggcccgacttactgaatagaccgaggataggaaagatagctttgcggtcagcacaaaaacctacaaacaaccacgcagagggcgcaaaaagaccctccgcaccgactaacggtacggaggtgctccctctgcgtcccagagcttccagcaagcaaaacaaaccaatatagcaagctggacagaaaaaatagcaaacaaaagtaacacaagcagaacttagcttatgcagggcagacaggccacaagaacgatccaggagagagcaagaccaatactggaacattgactggaggccaggaacaaagaactaggtggagttaaatagagcagcacctaacgacttaacctcttcacctgaggaaggaaactcagaagccgcagccccactcacatccaccaaaggaagctcatggacagaaccagccgaagtaccactcatgaccacaggagggagcctgaccacagaattcacaacaagtaacaCATGAAAGTGTCAatatcgggcataggtaggttagcgGAGGGCACAAACACAAGCAATTccgtttttgacagattcagttttagatagagggaggacataatgttagagacaaCGGAAATACAgtcactggtattttgtagtaagGCAGGGGGTGATGTCAGGAGACGATGTGTATAATTGGGAGTCATCAGCATAGAGCTAGTACTGAAAACTGAATCTACTGGTGGTTTGTCCAATAGAGGTGATATataaggagaagaggagggggcctaggactgatccttgaggaaccccgacagtaaggggaaaaggagaggaggagGATCCAGCAAAAGATACGTTGAAGAAGAGATCAGAGAGGTAAGAGGAGAACAATGTGCTTGAGACTGATAGAGGGgatcatagtgaggaggagctggtcagTGACAGTGTTGAATTCTACAGAGAgacccaggagaatcagcagggagtagtgaccattggatttagctgttagtagatcattagagactttagtgagggcagtttcagtagaatgaAACAAGTGGAAAGCTGATTGTAAAGAATCAAAAAGAGCGTTATCTGAGATGGCAGATTAGACGGGAGTgaaccaagcattccaggagtttagagatgaagggaaaattggagacaggtctgtagttagcagaacAGTTCTGGTCAAGGGATGTTTTTTACGTAATGGATATATGCTGGCGTGTTTATATGAGGAGGGGAAAAATGCCAGATGAGAGGGAGAGAAAGAATATTTTAGCTAAGTGACAGGTGACAGCATGGaaaggactggaggagatgtgagggaatagggtcactggtgcaggtaGTAGGGTGAGAAGATTTAAGGACCCTGGTCACTTCTTCTTGCATAACTGGTTCAAAGACAGAAAGTGAGCAAAATGCTGTGCAGGAGGCAGTTGAATGCATAACATTAGGGGATTGGGAGAAtatttcctgtcggatatggtcaattttttctttgaaatagttGGTCAGATCATCAGCGCTGAGGTCGGTGGTTGGGGCCTGTACTGTTTGAGGAGAGCGTGAAAAGTGTCAGTCGTTTAggattattggatagtgaggtgatgagggtgttgaagtaggtttgtttggagaggtatagggcagagttgtatgctttaagcataaacttataatagatGAAATCTTCAGTCAGATTGGATTGCATTTGGAGTACCGCTGTAGATAATGCGCTTACAGCGTGTTCCAAGGTTGATTCCTTCTATGCCGAGTTCTGCTAAATGTAGGAGGTGCAGTTTCATCCAGGGCAATGTCTCCTTATAATGTTTTAgtgcagagtcaggacatgagagggagga
This region of Ranitomeya imitator isolate aRanImi1 chromosome 1, aRanImi1.pri, whole genome shotgun sequence genomic DNA includes:
- the LOC138662197 gene encoding aquaporin-7-like isoform X3, giving the protein MKTGSFIANKIRSAISIRNHWVREAMAELLSTFIMMTFGLGAVAQVVLGKNAFGQYLSINLSFGIGVTMGIHVAGGVSGAHMNCAVSLTNCVLGKLPWRKLPVYMISQIAGAFLAAVIVYFLYYEALYNYCKGNFTVTGPLETASIFATYPQPYLTIGGGFLDQVIGTGALLLCILAINDKKNNSALDGTQAVVVGLLVTVIGMSMGMNSGYAINPARDLGPRLFTAAAGWGLEVFRVKDAVGIILSEAESWRLICCSSACKKL
- the LOC138662197 gene encoding aquaporin-7-like isoform X1; its protein translation is MKTGSFIANKIRSAISIRNHWVREAMAELLSTFIMMTFGLGAVAQVVLGKNAFGQYLSINLSFGIGVTMGIHVAGGVSGAHMNCAVSLTNCVLGKLPWRKLPVYMISQIAGAFLAAVIVYFLYYEALYNYCKGNFTVTGPLETASIFATYPQPYLTIGGGFLDQVIGTGALLLCILAINDKKNNSALDGTQAVVVGLLVTVIGMSMGMNSGYAINPARDLGPRLFTAAAGWGLEVFRAGNYWCWVPIVAPMVGGLTGAFLYKLLVGLHHQPKVEEKKLCEMEKGNSEMETCEYM
- the LOC138662197 gene encoding aquaporin-7-like isoform X2 — encoded protein: MKTGSFIANKIRSAISIRNHWVREAMAELLSTFIMMTFGLGAVAQVVLGKNAFGQYLSINLSFGIGVTMGIHVAGGVSGAHMNCAVSLTNCVLGKLPWRKLPVYMISQIAGAFLAAVIVYFLYYEALYNYCKGNFTVTGPLETASIFATYPQPYLTIGGGFLDQVIGTGALLLCILAINDKKNNSALDGTQAVVVGLLVTVIGMSMGMNSGYAINPARDLGPRLFTAAAGWGLEVFRVKDAVGIILSEAESWRLICCSSAWLGITGAGCQL